The DNA region GCCAACTGGAGGCGCTGCTCGGGGTGGAGCTGTTCGAACGGTCCCGGCGCGGCATGTCCCCCACCCGGGCCGGCCGGGCCCTGGCCGCCCACACCGGCGCGATCATGTCCGGCTGGGAGGAGGCGCTGCGCGCCACCCGGGCGGCCGCGGCGGAGCAGGGCTCGACGCTGCGGGTGGGTTTCGAGGGCGGCATCATCAACCTGATGACCCACCGCACGGTCGCCGACTTCACCCGGCGGATGCCGGGCTGGCAGGTGGAGCTGCGGCAGAACAACTGGTTCGACCCGACCTCGGGCCTGGCGACCGGCGAGATCGACCTGACGCTCTGGCACGCACCGCCGTCGCTGTCCGAGCGGTTCAACGTCGCCGTGCTGGGCGAGGAACCGCGCTGCGCGGCGCTGCCGGCCGGACACCGGCTCGCCGACCGCGCGGTCATCGACTTCGAGGAACTGCTGGACGAGCCCTTCGTGGCGATCCCGCACGAGTCGGGGCACTGGCGGGAGTACTGGCTGGCGGTCCGGGAGCGGGGCGGGCGACCTGTGCGGATCGGCGCGGTGGCGCACAACACCGACGAGTGGCTGGCCGCTGTGGTGTGCGGCCAGGGCGTCGGTTTCGCCCCGGAGACGATGAGCCGGCTGGCACCGCGCGAGGATGTCGCGTACCGGCCGGTGCGGGGACTCAGCCCGAGCCAGGTCGGGCTGTACTGGCCGAAGGACCGGAGGCTGACGCCCGCCATGGCCGCGTTCGTGCGCAGCTGCCGGGCCACGGTCGGCTTCGGCGGCAGGCCGTAGGACCCGTCGGAGCCGGACCCCGCTGCCGGGCCGTCGGAGGCGGCCCGCAGGCGTCCGGTTCCGGGCCTCGGGCCCGCACCGCGGGCCCCGGGCGTCGGGGGGTCGGGACGCCCTAGTCGGCCTCGAAGGGGTCGGGGTACTGGCACAGCCCCCGCGGGGAGCCGTCGTACCCGGGCAGGGCGAGCGCCTGGAAGTAGGCCTCCGGCACCTCGAACGGCCCGCTGACCTCGTGCCGCTGGGCCGGGATGAACCCGAACCGCCCGTAGTAGTCCGGATCGCCGAGGACGACGACCAGCTTCTCGCCGGCCTCCTCGGCGGCGGTCAGCGCCGCCTTGACCACGAGCTCGCCGACCCCCTTGCGCTGCCACTCCGGCGCGACCGCGACCGGCGCGAGCGCGAGGCCGTGGCCCTCGCCGACCCGCAGCCGGGTGAGCAGCGCGTGCCCGACCACGAGCCCGGCGTCGTCCACCGCGACCACCGACAGGCCGGGCAGCCAGGCGGGGTCGCGGCGCAGCGCGTCCACCAGGTCGGCCTCGTCCGGGCCGGGGAAGGCGGCCATGTGGACGCGTCTGGTGGCGGGTGCGTCCTCGGGACACTCGACTCTGGTACTGACCTTCACAGGGGAACCCTCTCTCTGTCACACACCGTTGTGGACCGGCCCCGGACGACGGTGATGCCGTCCGGGGCCGTGAAAGGTTAGCCGATGTCGGCCGATGCGGCGTCAGGCCTTCGGCTGGGCCTCGGACTTGGCGTCCTCGCGGACCTTCGGCTGGGCGTCGACGCCGGCCTCACGGCGCTGCGCCGGCGTGATCGGGGTGGGGGCGCCGGTCAGCGGGTCGCCGCCGGTGGACGTCTTCGGGAACGCGATGACGTCCCGGATGGTGTCGTACCCGCCGAGCAGGGTGACGATCCGGTCCAGGCCGAAGGCGACGCCACCGTGCGGCGGCGGGCCGTAGTTGAAGGCGTCCAGCAGGAAGCCGAACTGCGAGGCGGCCTCCTCCTCGGAGAGGCCGATCGCGTCGAACGCCCGCTTCTGCACGTCCCGCTGGTGGATACGGATCGAACCGCCGCCCAGCTCCGAGCCGTTCAGCACCAGGTCGTAGGCGTTGGAGAGCGCCGGGCCCGGGTCGGTGTCGAAGGTGGCCAGCGACTCCGCGGTCGGGGCGGTGAACGGGTGGTGCACCGCGTGCCAGCCCTGGAACTCGCCCTTGTCGTCCTCGATGGGCTCGAACATCGGGAAGTCGACGACCCAGAGGAAGGCCCACTGGGACTCGTCGATCAGCTCGCAGCGGCGGCCGATCTCCAGGCGGGCGGCGCCGAGCAGCTCCTGCGAGGGGCGCTGCTTGCCGGCCGCGAAGAAGATCGCGTCGCCGTTCTTGGCGCCGGCGGCGGCGGCCAGGCCGGCCAGGTGCTCCTCGGAGAGGTTCTTGGCGACCGGACCGCGCAGCTCGCCGGTCTCGGCGTCGATCAGCACGTAGGCGAGGCCGCGGGCGCCGCGCGCCTTGGCCCAGTCCTGCCAGGCGTCGAGCTGCTTGCGCGGCTGCGAGGCGCCGCCCGGCATGACCACGGCGCCGACGTACGGGGCCTGGAAGACCCGGAACGAGGTGCCCTGGAAGTACTCGGTGAGGTCGGTGAGCTCCTGGCCGAACCGGACGTCCGGCTTGTCGGAGCCGTAGCGGCCCATGGCGTCGGCGTAGGTCATCCGCGGCAGCGGGTTCGGGACCTCGTAGCCGTGCACCTCGCTCCAGATCGAACCGATGATCTTCTCGCCGAGGGCCAGGATGTCCTCCTGGTCGACGAACGAGGCCTCGATGTCCAGCTGGGTGAACTCCGGCTGCCGGTCGGCGCGGAAGTCCTCGTCGCGGAAGCAGCGGGCGATCTGGTAGTAGCGCTCCATGCCGGCCACCATCAGCAGCTGCTTGAACAGCTGGGGCGACTGCGGGAGGGCGTACCAGTGGCCGGGCTGGAGGCGGACCGGGACGAGGAAGTCGCGGGCGCCCTCGGGGGTGGAGCGGGTGAGGTACGGCGTCTCGATGTCGAGGAAGTCGTTCTCCTCCATCACCCGGCGGATGATGTTGCTGACCTTGGAGCGCAGGCGCAGGCCCTTGGCCGGGCCCTCGCGGCGCAGGTCCAGGTAGCGGTAGCGGAGGCGGACCTCCTCGTTGACCGTGCCGGGCTCGTACTCGGCGACCGGGAACGGCAGCGGCGCGGCCTCGGAGAGGACCTCGATCGCGCTGACCACGACCTCGACGGCGCCGGTCGGGATGTCCGGGTTCTCGTTGCCCTCGGGGCGCACGCGGACGTCGCCGACCACCTTGACGCAGTACTCGGCGCGCAGGCCGTGCACCGAGTCGAGGTCGCGGACCACGATCTGCACGGTGCCGGAGGCGTCGCGCAGGTCGATGAAGGCGACGCCGCCGTGGTCGCGGCGGCGGGCGACCCAGCCGGCCAGGGTGACGGTGGTGCCTGCGTGCTCCGGGCGGAGCGTGCCCGCGTCGTGCGTGCGGATCACAGCTGCTTCTCCTTCAGGGTGGTGACGAGTGCGTCGAGGGCGACGGGGTTCTGCTCGCCGGTGGTCAGGTCCTTGAGCTGGACGACGCCTTCGGCGAGGTCCCGGTCCCCGGCCACGAGGGCGAAGCGGGCGCCGGACCGGTCGGCGGACTTCATGGCGTTCTTGATGCTCTTGACGCCGAAGGCGAGGTCGGTGGCGACGCCGGCCCGGCGCAGCTCGACCACCTTGGCGAACAGGACGTTCTTGGCCTCCTCGCCGAGCGCGACGGCGTAGACGGAGGTGGCGGCGGGCAGGTCGAGGGCGACGCCCTCGGCCTCCAGCGCCAGGAAGGTGCGGTCCACGCCGAGGGCCCAGCCGACGGACGGCAGCGCGGGGCCGCCGATCATCTCGGAGAGGCCGTCGTAGCGGCCGCCGCCGCCGATCGCGGACTGGGCGCCGAGGCCGTTGTGCACGAACTCGAAGGTGGTGCGGGTGTAGTAGTCCAGGCCGCGGACCAGCTTCGGGTCGTCGGTGAAGGCCACGCCGTTGGCGGTGAGCAGCTCGCGCACCTTCTCGTCGTAGGCCTTGCAGTCCTCGCACAGGAAGTCGCGCAGCATCGGGGCGCCGGTGAGCTGGGCCTGCACCGACTCGCGCTTGTCGTCCAGGACGCGCAGCGGGTTGATCCCGGCGCGGCGGCGGGTGTCCTCGTCGAGGTCCAGGCCGTCCAGGAACTCGATCAGCGCGGCGCGGTACACCGGCCGGCACTGCTTGTCGCCGAGGCTGTTGAGCAGCAGCGTGTAGTCGCTCAGGCCGAGCGAGCGGAAGGCGTCGTCGGCCAGGATGATCAGCTCGGCGTCGAGCGCCGGGTCCTCCGCGCCGATCGCCTCGGCGCCGACCTGGGAGAACTGTCGGTAGCGGCCCTTCTGGGCCCGCTCGTAGCGGTAGTACGAGCCGGAGTACCAGAGCTTGACCGGCAGGTTGCCCTGCTTGTGCAGGTTCGCCTGGAGCGCGGCGCGCAGCACCGAGGCGGTTCCCTCGGGGCGCAGCGCGAGCTCGTCGCCGCCCTTGGTGGTGAGGTTGTACATCTCCTTGGTGACGATGTCGGTGGACTCGCCGACGCCGCGGGAGAAGAGCTTCACGTCCTCGAAGACCGGGGTCTCGACGTAGCCGTAGCCGGCCCGGCGGGCGGGCGCGGCGATCGCCTCGCGGATCGCCAGGAAGGTCGCGGAGCTGGGGGGCAGCAGGTCGTAGGTGCCCTTGGGGGCGGTGAAGGTGCTCAACTTCTCTTCCGTCACATTCCTCGTCGCGGGAAAGCCGGGGCGCCGGCGGGCCCCGCTGCCTCTCGGAGGTAGGGGTTGGTGGCGCGCTCACGGCCGATGGTGGTCTGTCCGCCGTGGCCGGAGAGGACCACGGTGGCGTCGTCGAGGGGCAGGCACACCCGGGCCAGCGACCGCATGATCGCCTCGCTGTCCCCGCCCGGGAGGTCGGTTCGCCCTATGGAGCCGGCGAAGAGCAGGTCACCCGAGAAGAGCACCGGGGGGAGGTCCTCGGCGCCGGGTGTCCGGAACGTCACCGACCCCCCGGTATGGCCGGGGGCGTGGTCGACGGTGAGGGAGAGGCCGGCCAGCTCCAGCACGCTGCCGTCGGTCAGCTCGCGCACGTCGTCGGGCTCGCCGACGGTGAGTTCGCCCATCAGCTGCGTGCCGAGCGAGCGGCCGAGCGCCTTCTCCGGGTCGCTCATCATGTAGCGGTCCTCGGGGTGGATCCAGGCGGGGACGCCCCTGGCGCCGCAGACCGGGACCACCGAGGCGACGTGGTCGATGTGGCCGTGGGTGAGCAGCACGGCGACCGGCTTCAGGCGGTGCTCGCGGACCATCTCCTCGACGCCCCGCGCGGCCTGGTGGCCGGGGTCGACGATGACGCACTCCTCGCCCGGCGCCGGAGCGACCAGGTAGCAGTTGGTGCCCCAGGCTCCAGCGGGGAATCCGGCGATGAACACGCGCGTCCTTCGGGTGTCGGTCTTCGGCTGTCGGTCGTGGCGGCGGCCAGGGGACGCGGCTACGAACGGTGATGTAGGGGCAGCCTACCGGCGGGGCGGGCCCGGTTGCGAACCAGATGGGCGTGACAGGTTCACTGCGACCTGACAGGTTCACCCCGTTCTTACGGTCGCGGTCCCTACACTTGGCCGCCGATGGATGCGATGATCCGCATCGGCATCCGCACACGAAGCCCCCACATCCGAGACCGCACATCCGTAGGAGACTGAGCCGGTGGTCAGCAGCGAACAGCGGCGGCGGCAGCTCGCCCGTGACAAGTACGAGCGCCAGATGGAGCGCCGGGTCGCCGACGCGGCCAAGCGCAGGCGCCGCAACTCGATCCTGGGCGCCTCGCTCGCCGTGGTCGTGCTGGCCGGCGGCGGCACGCTGTTCGCCACCGGCGCCTTCGACTCGGACGACAAGAAGGACTCGTCGAGCGCCCAGGCCGCGCCCACCCCCACCGAGCCCGCCGTCCCGACCCGCAAGCCGGTCGAGGGCTGCGCGGAGCCGGCGCCGGGCGCGCCGAACGGCAAGCAGTGGCAGGCCGAGCCGGCGATGACCGTCGACGCGGCGGCCACCTACACCAGCACGCTGGACACCAACTGCGGCAAGGTGACGCTCACCCTGGACGCGGCCAAGGCCCCGCACACGGTGAACTCCTTCGCGTTCCTCTCCGGCGAGCAGTACTTCGACCACACCAAGTGCCACCGCCTCACCACCGAGGGCATCTTCGTGCTGCAGTGCGGCGACCCGACGGCGAGCGCCACCGCCCCCGGCGGCACCGGCGGCCCGGGCTACAAGTTCGCCGACGAGAACCTGACCGGCGCCACCTACCCGGCGGGCACCGTGGCGATGGCCAACGCCGGCCCGGGCACCAACGGCAGCCAGTTCTTCCTGGTCTACAAGGACACCCAGCTCGGCCCGAACTACACCCCGTTCGGCAAGATCACCGGCGGCCTGGACGTGGTCCAGAAGATCGCCGCCGCGGGCACCCTGGAGGGCGGCGGGGACGGCCACCCGATGGCCGACGTCACTCTCAACACGGTGACGACCGCGAAGGGTTGACCCGTCCCGGGGCCGCCCGCCGCCGCCCGCGCGGCGCCCGGCGGGGCGGCCCCGGCCCGAAATCGCCCGGCCCGGATGCGGACAGCACCGGTCCTGGTCGCCTATGTTGGCGTTGTGTAGGGTGCCCAGACCCGCCGGCCGTCACCCTCGGCAGCAGAACACGGCGGGCGGGGACGGCGGACTCATCGGTCCGCCGCACATCAACTGTGGACGACGAACGCGGACCGCCCCGGCGCGGACGCGACGTCATGTGGAGGACGCGCTATGAGCAGCGACCCGTGGGGCCGTGTCGACGAGCAGGGCACGGTCTACGTCAGGACGGCCGACGGCGAACGCGTCGTGGGTTCCTGGCAGGCCGGCTCGCCCGAAGAGGCGCTCGCCTACTTCGAGCGCAAGTACCAGGGCATCGAGGTGGAGATCGGCCTGCTGGAGAAGCGGGTGCGCACCACCGACCTGGCCGCCAAGGACGCCCAGGCCGCGCTGGACCACCTGCGCGAGCAGGTCACCGAGGCGCACGCGGTCGGTGACCTCGCCTCGCTGGCCAAGCGGCTGGACACGCTCGCCGGCGAGATCGAGAGCCGCCGCGAGGAGCGCAAGGCCGCCCGGGCCAAGGCCCAGGACGAGACCCGCACCGCCAAGGAGGCGCTGGTCGCCGAGGCCGAGCAGCTCGCCGAGTCCACCCAGTGGCGGGAGGCCGGCGACCGGCTGCGCGCCCTGGTGGACACCTGGAAGGGCCTGCCCCGGCTGGACCGCAAGAGCGACGACGAGCTGTGGCACCGCTTCTCGCACGCCCGCTCGGTCTTCTCCAAGCACCGCAAGTCGCACTTCGCGGCCCTGGACGCCGAGCGCGACCAGGCCCGGCTCACCAAGGAGGCGCTGGTCGCCGAGGCCGAGGCGCTCTCCTCGTCCACCGAGTGGGGCGACACCGCGGCCTCCTACCGCGACCTGATGGCGCGCTGGAAGTCCGCCGGGCGCGCCCAGCGCGACATCGAGGACGAGCTGTGGGCGCGGTTCCGCGGCGCCCAGGACGTCTTCTTCCAGGCGCGCTCCGCGGTGTTCAGCGAGCGCGACGCCGAGCAGGTCGCCAACCAGAAGCTCAAGGAGGCGCTGGCGGCCGAGGCCGAGGCGATCCTGCCGATCACCGACCTCAAGGCGGCCAAGGCCGCGCTGCGCGAGGTGAACGAGCGCTGGGAGGCGATCGGTCACGTGCCGCGCGACGCCCGGCCGAAGCTGGACGGCCGGCTGAACACGGTCGAGCGGGCGATCCGCGAGGCCGAGGACTCCGAGTGGAAGCGCTCCAACCCGGAGGCCAAGGCCCGCGCCGCCGGCATGGTCGGCCTCTTCCAGGCCAAGGCCGACAAGATCCAGACCGACCTGGACAAGGCCCGCGCGGCCGGCAACGCGAGCAAGGTCGCCAAGCTGGAGAACGAGCTGGCCGGCGTCCGGACCCTGCTGGAGCAGGCGCACCGGAGCCAGGAGGAGTTCAGCGGCTGATCCCGGCCCGCTGATCCCGGGCCGTCGCGGACGCGGCCGACGGACACGAGGAAGGGCCCCCGGGGGAATCCCCCGGGGGCCCTTCCCTTCGCCGCCGTCCGCTACTTGCGGGCCGAGGTGACCCGGTAGACGTCGTAGACGCCCTCGACGCCGCGGACCGCCTTGAGCACGTGGCCCAGGTGCTTCGGGTCGCCCATCTCGAAGGTGAACCGGCTCATCGCCACCCGGTCGCGGGAGGTCTGCACCGCCGCCGACAGGATGTTGACGTGCTGGTCGGAGAGGACCCGGGTGACGTCCGAGAGCAGCCGGGAGCGGTCCAGCGCCTCGACCTGGATGGCCACCAGGAAGACCGAGGACTGGGTGGCCGCCCACTCGACGTCGATCATCCGCTCGGGCTGCTGGCTGAGCGCCTCCACGTTGACGCAGTCGGCGCGGTGCACCGAGACGCCGTTGCCGCGGGTGACGAAGCCGACGATGCCGTCGCCGGGCACCGGGGTGCAGCAGCGCGACAGCTTGACCCAGACGTCCTCGACGCCCTTGACGATCACACCGGGGTCGCCCTTGGCCCGCCGGCGCACCGCCCGGCGGTTGTCGTGGGTCGGCGTCGCCGTCTCGGCGAGGTCCTCGGTGGCACCCTCCTCGCCGCCCAGTGCCTGCACCAGCTTCTGGACGATGTTCTGCGCGGCGACGTGGCCCTCGCCGATCGCCGCGTAGAGCGAGGAGATGTCCGGGTAGCGCATCTCGTGGGCCAGCGTGACCAGCGAGTCGCCGGTCAGGATCCGCTGGATCGGCAGGCCCTGCTTGCGCATCGCCCGGGCGATGGCGTCCTTGCCCTGCTCGATCGCCTCCTCGCGGCGCTCCTTGGAGAACCAGGCACGGATCTTGTTGCGGGCCCGCGGCGACTTGACGAAGCCGAGCCAGTCCCGGGACGGGCCGGCGTTCTCCGCCTTGGAGGTGAAGACCTCCACGGCGTCGCCGTTCTCCAGGGTCGACTCCAGCGGCACCAGCCGCCCGTTCACCCGGGCCCCTATGGTCCGGTAGCCGACCTCGGTGTGCACCGCGAAGGCGAAGTCCACCGGGGTGGCGCCGGCCGGCAGGGCTATGACGTCGCCCTTGGGCGTGAAGACGAAGACCTCGTTGCTGGCCAGGTCGAAGCGGAGCGACTCCAGGAACTCGCTCGGGTCGGCGGTCTCCTTCTGCCAGTCCAGCAGCTGCCGCAGCCAGGCCATCTCGTTGACGGCGCCGGCCTTGTCGTCCTTGCGGGTCTGGGTCGGGGTGTCGGTGCGCACCTTGGAGGCGCCGGCCACCGCGCGCTGCTTGTACTTCCAGTGCGCCGCGATCCCGTACTCGGCCCGGCGGTGCATGTCGAAGGTGCGGATCTGCAGCTCGACGGGCTTGCCCCCGGGACCGATCACCGTGGTGTGCAGCGACTGGTACATGTTGAACTTGGGCATCGCGATGTAGTCCTTGAACCGCCCCGGCACCGGGTTCCACCGCGCGTGGATGGTGCCCAGCGCCGCGTAGCAGTCGCGGACGGTGTCGACCAGGACCCGGATGCCCACCAGGTCGTAGATCTCGGCGAAGTCCCGGCCCCGGACGATCATCTTCTGGTAGACCGAGTAGTAGTGCTTCGGCCGGCCGGTGACGGAGGCCGTGATCCGGGCGCCCCGCAGGTCGCCCTGGACCTGGTCGATGACGGTCGCCAGGTACTCGTCCCGCTTGGGGGCGCGCTCGGCGACCAGCCGGACGATCTCGTCGTACATCTTGGGGTAGAGGATCGCGAAGGCGAGGTCCTCCAGCTCCCACTTGATGGTGTTCATGCCCAGCCGGTGTGCCAGCGGGGCGTAGATCTCCAGCGTCTCGCGGGCCTTCTTCTCCTGCTTCTCCCGCTTGAGGTAGCGCATGGTGCGCATGTTGTGCAGGCGGTCGGCGAGCTTGATCACCAGGACCCGGGGGTCCTTGGCCATCGCGACGACCATCTTGCGGACCGTCTCGGCCTGCGCGGCCTCGCCGAACTTGACCCGGTCCAGCTTGGTGACGCCGTCGACCAGCAGGGCCACCGAGTCGCCGAAGTCCTTGCGCAGGGTCTCCAGGCCGTAGTCGGTGTCCTCGACGGTGTCGTGGAGCAGCCCGGCCATCAGGGTCGGGGCGTCCATCCCCAGCTCGGCCAGGATGGTCGCGACCGCCAGCGGGTGGGTGATGTACGGGTCGCCGCTCTTGCGCTTCTGCCCCCGGTGCCACTTCTCGGCGACCGCGTACGCCTTCTCGATGTCGCGCAGCAGCGCCGGATCGGCCTTGGGGTCGTTGGCCCGGATCGACCGGAAGAGCGGCTCCAGCACGGGGTTGAGCACGCTGGAGCGCTGGCCGCCGAGCCGGGCCAGACGGGCGCGCATCCCGCCGGTGGTCGAG from Kitasatospora sp. NBC_00458 includes:
- a CDS encoding LysR family transcriptional regulator, whose product is MDVDTRLLRSFAAVCEEGQLTAAAARLFVSQPTLTKQIRQLEALLGVELFERSRRGMSPTRAGRALAAHTGAIMSGWEEALRATRAAAAEQGSTLRVGFEGGIINLMTHRTVADFTRRMPGWQVELRQNNWFDPTSGLATGEIDLTLWHAPPSLSERFNVAVLGEEPRCAALPAGHRLADRAVIDFEELLDEPFVAIPHESGHWREYWLAVRERGGRPVRIGAVAHNTDEWLAAVVCGQGVGFAPETMSRLAPREDVAYRPVRGLSPSQVGLYWPKDRRLTPAMAAFVRSCRATVGFGGRP
- a CDS encoding GNAT family N-acetyltransferase; amino-acid sequence: MKVSTRVECPEDAPATRRVHMAAFPGPDEADLVDALRRDPAWLPGLSVVAVDDAGLVVGHALLTRLRVGEGHGLALAPVAVAPEWQRKGVGELVVKAALTAAEEAGEKLVVVLGDPDYYGRFGFIPAQRHEVSGPFEVPEAYFQALALPGYDGSPRGLCQYPDPFEAD
- the aspS gene encoding aspartate--tRNA ligase; this translates as MIRTHDAGTLRPEHAGTTVTLAGWVARRRDHGGVAFIDLRDASGTVQIVVRDLDSVHGLRAEYCVKVVGDVRVRPEGNENPDIPTGAVEVVVSAIEVLSEAAPLPFPVAEYEPGTVNEEVRLRYRYLDLRREGPAKGLRLRSKVSNIIRRVMEENDFLDIETPYLTRSTPEGARDFLVPVRLQPGHWYALPQSPQLFKQLLMVAGMERYYQIARCFRDEDFRADRQPEFTQLDIEASFVDQEDILALGEKIIGSIWSEVHGYEVPNPLPRMTYADAMGRYGSDKPDVRFGQELTDLTEYFQGTSFRVFQAPYVGAVVMPGGASQPRKQLDAWQDWAKARGARGLAYVLIDAETGELRGPVAKNLSEEHLAGLAAAAGAKNGDAIFFAAGKQRPSQELLGAARLEIGRRCELIDESQWAFLWVVDFPMFEPIEDDKGEFQGWHAVHHPFTAPTAESLATFDTDPGPALSNAYDLVLNGSELGGGSIRIHQRDVQKRAFDAIGLSEEEAASQFGFLLDAFNYGPPPHGGVAFGLDRIVTLLGGYDTIRDVIAFPKTSTGGDPLTGAPTPITPAQRREAGVDAQPKVREDAKSEAQPKA
- the hisS gene encoding histidine--tRNA ligase is translated as MSTFTAPKGTYDLLPPSSATFLAIREAIAAPARRAGYGYVETPVFEDVKLFSRGVGESTDIVTKEMYNLTTKGGDELALRPEGTASVLRAALQANLHKQGNLPVKLWYSGSYYRYERAQKGRYRQFSQVGAEAIGAEDPALDAELIILADDAFRSLGLSDYTLLLNSLGDKQCRPVYRAALIEFLDGLDLDEDTRRRAGINPLRVLDDKRESVQAQLTGAPMLRDFLCEDCKAYDEKVRELLTANGVAFTDDPKLVRGLDYYTRTTFEFVHNGLGAQSAIGGGGRYDGLSEMIGGPALPSVGWALGVDRTFLALEAEGVALDLPAATSVYAVALGEEAKNVLFAKVVELRRAGVATDLAFGVKSIKNAMKSADRSGARFALVAGDRDLAEGVVQLKDLTTGEQNPVALDALVTTLKEKQL
- a CDS encoding MBL fold metallo-hydrolase, which codes for MFIAGFPAGAWGTNCYLVAPAPGEECVIVDPGHQAARGVEEMVREHRLKPVAVLLTHGHIDHVASVVPVCGARGVPAWIHPEDRYMMSDPEKALGRSLGTQLMGELTVGEPDDVRELTDGSVLELAGLSLTVDHAPGHTGGSVTFRTPGAEDLPPVLFSGDLLFAGSIGRTDLPGGDSEAIMRSLARVCLPLDDATVVLSGHGGQTTIGRERATNPYLREAAGPAGAPAFPRRGM
- a CDS encoding peptidylprolyl isomerase — its product is MVSSEQRRRQLARDKYERQMERRVADAAKRRRRNSILGASLAVVVLAGGGTLFATGAFDSDDKKDSSSAQAAPTPTEPAVPTRKPVEGCAEPAPGAPNGKQWQAEPAMTVDAAATYTSTLDTNCGKVTLTLDAAKAPHTVNSFAFLSGEQYFDHTKCHRLTTEGIFVLQCGDPTASATAPGGTGGPGYKFADENLTGATYPAGTVAMANAGPGTNGSQFFLVYKDTQLGPNYTPFGKITGGLDVVQKIAAAGTLEGGGDGHPMADVTLNTVTTAKG
- a CDS encoding DUF349 domain-containing protein, which gives rise to MSSDPWGRVDEQGTVYVRTADGERVVGSWQAGSPEEALAYFERKYQGIEVEIGLLEKRVRTTDLAAKDAQAALDHLREQVTEAHAVGDLASLAKRLDTLAGEIESRREERKAARAKAQDETRTAKEALVAEAEQLAESTQWREAGDRLRALVDTWKGLPRLDRKSDDELWHRFSHARSVFSKHRKSHFAALDAERDQARLTKEALVAEAEALSSSTEWGDTAASYRDLMARWKSAGRAQRDIEDELWARFRGAQDVFFQARSAVFSERDAEQVANQKLKEALAAEAEAILPITDLKAAKAALREVNERWEAIGHVPRDARPKLDGRLNTVERAIREAEDSEWKRSNPEAKARAAGMVGLFQAKADKIQTDLDKARAAGNASKVAKLENELAGVRTLLEQAHRSQEEFSG
- a CDS encoding RelA/SpoT family protein, whose translation is MPDEVVPTAAAAAPENRPTPSGATPARPASTPSRAVAPAGRPSTTGGMRARLARLGGQRSSVLNPVLEPLFRSIRANDPKADPALLRDIEKAYAVAEKWHRGQKRKSGDPYITHPLAVATILAELGMDAPTLMAGLLHDTVEDTDYGLETLRKDFGDSVALLVDGVTKLDRVKFGEAAQAETVRKMVVAMAKDPRVLVIKLADRLHNMRTMRYLKREKQEKKARETLEIYAPLAHRLGMNTIKWELEDLAFAILYPKMYDEIVRLVAERAPKRDEYLATVIDQVQGDLRGARITASVTGRPKHYYSVYQKMIVRGRDFAEIYDLVGIRVLVDTVRDCYAALGTIHARWNPVPGRFKDYIAMPKFNMYQSLHTTVIGPGGKPVELQIRTFDMHRRAEYGIAAHWKYKQRAVAGASKVRTDTPTQTRKDDKAGAVNEMAWLRQLLDWQKETADPSEFLESLRFDLASNEVFVFTPKGDVIALPAGATPVDFAFAVHTEVGYRTIGARVNGRLVPLESTLENGDAVEVFTSKAENAGPSRDWLGFVKSPRARNKIRAWFSKERREEAIEQGKDAIARAMRKQGLPIQRILTGDSLVTLAHEMRYPDISSLYAAIGEGHVAAQNIVQKLVQALGGEEGATEDLAETATPTHDNRRAVRRRAKGDPGVIVKGVEDVWVKLSRCCTPVPGDGIVGFVTRGNGVSVHRADCVNVEALSQQPERMIDVEWAATQSSVFLVAIQVEALDRSRLLSDVTRVLSDQHVNILSAAVQTSRDRVAMSRFTFEMGDPKHLGHVLKAVRGVEGVYDVYRVTSARK